In the genome of Populus trichocarpa isolate Nisqually-1 chromosome 10, P.trichocarpa_v4.1, whole genome shotgun sequence, the window CAATACAGGCATGAACACGAATTAAGCAGAAGAAAAGCACAACATATCTGTTTGATTCTAAGAGTAATTTTACATGGTTGGGTCCTTCCCGAACCCCATCATAGCATGAGTTGCAAGCATTGATCCCCTGCGAAGTGTTTCCATAAAGCGGCCAGCCATTGGAAACTTGATTGTTTCTCTATTTCTTAGAGGCTTCTTGTCCCACCTGTATAAAATTAATGCAGAATTGAACATAAGCATAACTATACTGTAGGTTAAGATGACGGAGAATTCTACATGGGCATCTGTAGAGCATACCAATCTTCGTGGCGAACAACCTTCCCATCCTCCACATATAGCTTAATGAGTGATATCATGTCTATACTTCTTCCTAGGAACTTATAGTTCTGCTTGTTATCAATTAATATCTAAAGCAAATGTACACGTAAAGCTTCAAAAATCTGTATCAATGACCAAACCttgaaaaaatagtgaaaataaattGCAGAAGAAGTTTTGAACCTCTTGCTTTTCCGGTGACATTGCTTTTTCTTTCACGCTGTATTCAACAATTCTTGATTCGCTAAATAtctgaaaaacaattaacattttttttccaattcaatacATGATCAACAGTAGCATTGAAACAATGATCAC includes:
- the LOC7469523 gene encoding uncharacterized protein LOC7469523 encodes the protein MENNISPKDKEDETRECCSKESCEYKPGKPVSDDIIPHILNLYGSCATPRDFEIYASNASFEDPLMCAHGVKQIKSAFYSLSKIFSESRIVEYSVKEKAMSPEKQEILIDNKQNYKFLGRSIDMISLIKLYVEDGKVVRHEDWWDKKPLRNRETIKFPMAGRFMETLRRGSMLATHAMMGFGKDPTM